AGAAATGGCCTTTGGTTACAAACTTCTCCCTGAGTTCACTggcttctcttcccctttctttcacTCTTACCCTCCTTCCTTCTGATTCTCTTCCCTTGATCTAAGAGCACAGGGTTGCAACAACCTTGAAGGCCTTCAGCAGAGGGATGGCAGAAGGCTTCTCACCCACTTCCCGGCCTTGGACTCCGACCCTGCTCTCATCTTTCTGCAGGTTCATTGGTTTTTCCAAAGCACTACTGTCAGGTCACACCCCTGCTCTGAGACAGTAGCCATAACCTGTGGCACTCACAGTCTTCCCTGCTCTACCCATAAGCTCTATCCCATAAGCTCATCCAGGCCGTGTCTGTCTGTGCTACATGCCGAGGCCACAGACATCACCAAGACCTGCCCCACCCTCACAGTCGGCTTGGCTCCCAGATGAGTGCATTCACTGACCTCCAAATCTGCCCCGTATCATTACTACTAAGGTCAGAGCAGGTCTGGGCCATGGGGCTCTTCCCCATTTCccaaacctgtttttttttttttttttgagacagagtctcgctctgtcgccaggctggagtgcagtggagagatctcggctcactgcaacctccacctcccgggttcaagcaattctcctgcctctgcctcccgagtagctgggattacaggcactcaccatcacgcccagctaatttttgtatttttactagagatggggtttcaccatgtaggccaggatggtctcgatctcttgacctcgtgatctgcccacctcagcctcccaaagtgctgggattacaggcgtgagccactgtacccagccccccTCACCCAGGACTTTTATAGCCCAGAACAAGGCccacttcttccaggaagctttCCTGGACTCCTAACTCGGAGAGACCCCTTAGTCTTCTGTCCTCCTGCCCCGTCTTGCCTGTGCCCTTCATTTCATGTATCACATCATAAACAGCACTGACAGTCATGCACCAATAGTCCTTCCAGCCCTCTTCGTCTAGTTTATGAGTCCCTCAGAGACCATGTCAGACTTAGTTGTGTTCCCAGAATTAAAGCCTGACATGTGGTAGGTGCCCTGCAAGGCAGAGAAGAGAGCCCAGCCTCGCTGGCTTCAAACACCAGCTGTGCCACTCACTGGCGACGTGCCCTGGGGAAGTCAcgtggcctctctgagcctcatctgcCTCGTTAAGTAAAATGGAGCTATCTCCAGGCTGGAATTCTAGGAGGATTAACTGGGACAGCTGCTATGAAAGTGCTGGCCTATGGTAGGTGTTCCCAAATGATGTttgtgtaaaaattttttttagagacggggtctgtcatccaggctagagcacagtggtgcgatctcggctcactgcagcctcgaactcctgcgcAGGCTATCTTCCTGCCTCCGCTTCcggggtagctaggactactgcaCTACTGGtgaatgccaccacaccaggctaacttttttatttttatttttttcattttttgtagagacgggttcttactatattgcccaggctggccttgaacgcctcaagcgatcctcctgcctcagcttcccaaagtgctgggattacaggtatcaaccaccaggcccagccccaaACAATGTCTGAAAAGAGGACTGGCCACTTGTGGGCTCGTGAGGAGCCTGTGGGTGAGTGCTCACCTGCCAGGTGCTAAGTccctggaagaagaagaagagtgcGAAGCCCCAGACCACCGAGGTGCAGACGATGCAGAGCAGGGGGATGAGCTTGATTCTTTCCCCACTCCGGAGCTGGGAGGGGCCATGAAGGGACAGCAGTCTGAGGGCTCACCCCTGTCCCACCCCACTGTCCCACCCAGCCTTTCCCAGATTCCCTTTCCTCATGGCCTCCCAGGCCTTCAGGACTGCTCCTTGGATTCATACCATTCCACACAACCACAGAGATCAACCTGCCCCCGCCCCGATgtccaccccacccagcctccaTGCATCCAGAACCCTGTGTCGGGACAGTGTACTGGCCTGGAGGTGCTCCCTATGCAGGGGGCTCCACTCAGATTGGATGGCAGGATGGTTCCTGGGGAAGCACCTGATCCTGGGAGGCCCACACCCTACCTCCCCTCGGCCCCTTCTGCATGCAAAGGGGCACTTACAACGGCAGCCTAAAATGCCACCCATTTCAAGGGTCCTTGGAAGGGGCTCAGAAAATGGCCTTTGGGCTGCAGTTGGCTCCTAGGGGCCCATGCAAGAGGCTTTAGCCTCTCCCCTCCGCAACCAGCAGTCTCACTGCCCCTCAGTGCTGCCGGGCCCATCTCTCTCCCCAGAAAGCAGAGGATCTGATAGAGTGCCAGCCCCGCTCACCTTCATGATGATGTAGAAGGCGAAGTAAAGAAGCAGGTTGCAGATACCAATGGCCAACAAGTAGGAGGCGAAATCGTTGGGGCGCATGATGAGCCCATAGGCAGCCCTGGCAGGAGGGACGAAGGGTGGTGAAGCAGGAAGGCCAAAGGCAAGGAAGCACTCTTCCTGCCCTGCCCCGCCATGTTTTATTATGATGTTGGGCTGCATTCCGAGGCCCACAGAAGATTCTAGAAGCCCAGATgccaagagagagaggagaggccaAGACCTCTCTTCTTAGCCCTCATGTCTTATGCCCAACATTTGGAAGTTGTCCTCAGCCCCTGATGCAGCCAGTGGCTGGCTGAGTCCCCAGCTGTCCACCCAGCCAGGCCGCCACCCCCGACTGTACTCACAGTGACCAGTTGATGACGTTGCCCATGACCAGCAGCACCATGCGGTCCTGGAGGGAAGCAGGACACGGGGactgagggcagggccagggagggTGGTGGAAGAAGGCCCAGCCAGCTGGTCCCCACCCTCCCCTGGGTCCTCAGCCCAGCCCCACTCCCCCatcagagggaagaaaggagatgtGGAGAATGGGGCAGGAGAGCCGGGCAGGTACCACGTAGAGCGGCCCGCTGCACTGCCGGATGCAGTCTGTGTAGAGCACGTGGAGGATGCGGCGGAAGATCCCCGAGTCTGCACAGAGAAGGGAGTGGCGCTGACAGGCACAGGGCACCCTCCTTTGCTGGACCCCTGGGATGTGCCAGCTGAGGAGCCCAGGCCTGATCTAATTCCTCACCCAGTGACTCCTCCAGGGCCCCCAGGAAGACAGAACCTGAGCGACTCCCGTGTGTCCgggttcctgaggcctcccaggcccctcccccaggccctgccccaggtGTGCCCTCACCCAGTTTCCAGCGGCCCATGTAATAGAGCTGCGTGCTGAGGAGCAGGGTGGCAATGATGTGAATGATGGAGAAGACAATCCAGAACGCCGTGTTCCCTTTGCCAAAGACCTGTCGGGAGGCCACCAAGGGCAGCGGTGAGGGCGCAGAGGGAAGTGGCTTGGATGGCCCACCCTTCCTGGGGCTCGCTGCTCAGCCAGGCTGGGACTCAGAGAGGGGCCCAGGAAGGCATTTCAGGAGAGGAGCAGGAATCTGTCATGCAGGAGGCGGCGGAGGGTGTGCACCACGTGTGTGAATGCACGTGCACCTATCCTATCATACAGGCTGAGCAGAGCAGGTCAGGCCCTCACCACGCCCAGCACAGAGAAGAAGATGACGATGGCCAGGCAGGCGTAGGCACTGTAGGCACTGGCGTTGATGTCCGGGTGCCGCTTCTGGTAGAGCTTCAGCATGCAGAGTCCGGCGATCATGTACATGAACGATGTGTCTAGGATGAGGGACACGGAAGGGAGCTGCAGAAATGGCCACCAAGCCCCAGCAGAGAACTCCTGGCCCCAACAATCCCAGAGGAAGAGAGAGCCCTGGGGCCCTGCCATGGCTGTGGAGTGAGCTGGTGGTGGGGTGGCACTTGAACTTTAGTACCTTAGTTGTACCTGCCACACCACACTGCCACCCCACTGGCCGTCGCCCAGAGTCTAACATCTCCTGAAGACAGAGACAACTTGGTCTGTGTCTTAGTCTGTGAGCACCCTGAGATCAGGGAcgcccttttatttttttggagacagagtctcactctattgcccaggctggcgtgcaagggcaggatctcggctcactgcaacctccgcctcctgggctcaagcaattctcctgcctcagccccccgagtagctgggattacaggcatgcactaccacacccagctaatttttgcattttcagtagagatggggtttcaccatgttggccaagctgatctcaaactcctgacctcaggcgatccccccgcctcggcctcccaaagtgctaggattacaggtgtgagccactgtgctcggcacAGGGCCCCCTTCTTAATTATCCTGTTTTCTTCagtgtggcacatgcctttacATAGGAATAGCTTGACAGACAAATGAAGGAGCATCTAGGTGCCCATGTTTCATAGGCTAAGATGTGTACACACCCAGGCACGCCAGCCTTGGAGTTTCCTACAGGGCTGTCTTAGCAATCCCTGTGGGTGACCTGGGGATGGTGAAGGACTCAGGCAGGTCCCTGCTGCGGGTAGAGCCAGAAAAGAAGGAGGCTCCACTCACCGAACTGGAAATTGGTATAGTTGGGGCACACGTGATAGCAAGCACTGAGCAGCCCCTCCATCATCAGGGCTGTGCCCATGGCGTAGAACAGCCCAAAGTGTTTGGGGATCCCACATTCctgttggggagagagagaagggaagggagggaggaagtgaggcagaaagagaagaagggacCCAAAAGAGGGACCCTAAGAGGAGTGGAAGAGGAAAAGGGGTGGGATGTGTGTCGAGTGTGGGTGTGCAGGGGGGGGGCTGGCCTGGAAAGGCTGGAcaagggagggcagggcagggtagGGCAGGCTGGGCTGGATAGGGTGGGCcagacagggctggggaggggagagctgGGGAAGGCAGGGCCAGGCCTGCCAGAAAAGGCATCCTGGAGCCAAGGCTTGGGGTCTGTGCAGGAGCTGAGGCTGCAGCAGGCAGGCAGGTGCTCCCTCACCAGGGCATAGAGGTCGTTGCGCAGCAGGGCCCGGTTGTGGTTGATCTCCCGCTGCAGGATGATGAGCAGGAAAAGGAGCCCCAGCAAGATGTACCCCAGGTTGCTGAGGATGTTGTTGAAGGCGCTAGAAGGGGCGACACAAGGTGGACTGTTTGGGCCTCACACCCAGGTCTCTTCCCTAGCCCGGGCGGGCGTTGCAAAGCCCCAGCCCTTGCCCCATTTCACCCTTGGCCTGGACAAGGGGCCTCCCAGCATAACCCCCACCTGAGGTTGCCCAGTGGGTGGGCGCAGAGGAAGTTGTAGTAGCAGATGTCCTGATTCCCTGTGACATTCACCACCTGTAGCAGGAACAGGGACAGGGAGTGGGTCTGTCGTCACGCCCAACTCAGCCCACACCCCGCCACCTGGGCCCCTTTGGCAAAAAAGAGCAAGTGCCACCACAGCTAGCAGGTGGGAACACACAGCACCCCAGGCATGTGCTCCTTCTGAGAACACGGATGCCAAGCAGCACAGTCACTGCCCCCCTCAGTAGGCGTGGCTGAAAACCCTGAGGCATGACTGTGATGGAAGTTCTTGCCCCATGGGACAGAGACAAGGGAAGGGAAACTGATGCTTACAAAGTCCCAGGACTTTGGTTtcataatctgcacaacaaaccagGGAGGGGctgtccccattttgcagatgaagaaactgacacTCAGGGTTGGGGGGTTATGTGATTTGCCTTGGGTCACTCAGCTgggaaggcagagctgggatctgaacccaggtCCTGCGATGGAAGACCAGGGCCCCAGGCTGGGAGGCTCTGAACTTTGGGGCAGTGTCCCAGGCTGTGGGAAAGGTGAACCTGCCCTGCCCTCTCACCGTCTGGTAGGTGATCACCAGCTGCACCACAGGAAGGGCATAGAAGACAGCAATGGTGGCGATGTTCCTGCGGAGTGGGAGGGTGGCAGTGAGGCAGGCGGCACCCAAGGCCGCCACACGCCCACCAACAGCAGAGCCCCAGCCACTCGGCCCGCTCACCAGAAGTAGATCTGGTACTTTTTCCGCAGAACACGCTTGTCCTTCCGTGCCAGGTCGGCCACATAGAGGTATTGCTGGGGAGAAGCTGGAATCAGCCCCACTTACTGCCACTGGGGAGAAGCCCCTCCCCCAGGTTAGAGGTGGACAAGAGGGGCCTCCCTCAGACAGGGCCGAATGCAGGTGGGCAGGGTTCAAGGCCATCCCACTGCTGTGGCCACTTAGACCCAGGGTTTGGTCAATCATGCCGGAAGGGGTTGGGGCTCAAGTTAGTTTCCCAGGCATCTGTCCTGCCCCAGCTGagccccttccttctgcttccgTAAATGCCATGTCAGTAGGAACATGCTGGGGCAGGAACACAGAATGTCCCTTTCTTGGGAAACGCCTGACCAGGCCAGGCCCATGGGTCAGACCTTGGTGCGAATGACATTCTTATCGGAATCGATGTCAGTCAATGTGTCATAGTCATCCTCCTCCACAGAGCTCATGGAGTCCACTCGGGGCCGAGTACCCACAGGTTCAAAGGAGCGGCCTGgaaagggcagggagggaggggttgCACCGGTGGGCACAAAACCCACAGTGGCCCTCGCCCATCTGAGGCAATTATAACAATTATTAGGCAGTAGGGAAGAGGCAAATTGTGGGCTGGGGCTCAgagctggggtggaggtgggctCAGGAGCTGGGAGGAGACATCAGGTGCTCCTAAGTCCTGGGGGAGGATGGTAGACTCTAGAAGAGGCCCACACAGGAGCCACTCTAGCTTTGCTCTGTTCCTGGCACCCCTCATGGGCTAGGGCTTCCCAGGCCAGGACACCCCAGGCAGCAGACACAAACAACAGGATTGAACTCGGCAAGTCATGCTGATTAAACGGCGCCCTGCCCTGTGGGTTCTGAGAAGACACTGGCTTGGCTGCCACTGGATTAAAGACCCAGTGGGCCTGGGGTGCAGAAAGAGCATCTCTCCTTTATTCAGAGGCCAGAATGTGACCCCCGAGCCTGTGAGCCCTCCCCTAGCAGGCCAGGGAGTGAGGGCGCTGGCAACACAGACGATAAACTAGAACATCCAGCATGGGGGGAGCAGAGGCATCAGCCCCCCAGCCAAAGGAGTCTGTGTCGTGCTGCTGTCTCAGAAGACACAAGAGCGGGCAATTACTGGAATTACATGGGAAAGCCATGCACATAGAATCTTTCTGGCCCCAGAGCCGGCAGTCAACTGGAGCCGGCAGGCACTGATTGGCAAAACggccctaccccctccccacgtCTACCCATGGCAATGCACAGCTGCCGCATCTGGCCAGAGGGGAGGCGCCGCTTGAACTGGTCGTGCCCTTCAAAGGAAAGGGAAAGTTACCAGGGAACTGGGGCCAAAGAGGAGGGGATGAGGGAAGAGAGGGGTTAGGAAAACAGCAGGCCTTTCCTGGGTTCCAGCATCTGGCAGAAGAGGCAACCGCCCACCGTGACATTTTACCCAGCCTGCACCACACAGCCCCTCCCAGCCTGGCCCACTCACCCTGGTAACCATAAGAGAGGTCCCCAGCGCCAGCGCTGTCAACCAGACCATCCGTAGATCCAGAAACATTCTCTGCGAGGAAGGATCAAtggtgaggcaggaaggagaggccGCAGGGAAAGGGGCTCTGAGCACCTGCAGAGGGTGTGGGGGCCGGAGGAGGTGGCTCCCACTCTACTGCCTCAGAGGTGGTGGCCTAAGGAGACCAGGTTGTGTCCCCGGCAAGCACGGCGCTGGCTTTGACACGTACCAAAGGAGCCATAGTTGTAACCCTCATAAGGGGAACTGCCAGGAAAAGAATCAGCCAGGACTCGAGGGTGACCTGCAATGAGAAGTCAAGGTTCGTTAGCGCTGGATGGAGACAGAGGCCTAGAGCCaggaagaagaacaaagaaagatcCAGAGAAGACAGCCACAAGGAGGCCATGCCAGCAGCCGAGAAGCAGCACCCATCCAGGCAAGCACGCCCCACGGCTGCCACCACCACCCGCCCCagccccctgcctgcctctcccatGGAAACAGCACCACCCTTTGTCATccctaaagagagagaaagttcaAGAATGGGCACATCTAAGTTACCAGCAACAAAGACAACATCTGGCCCGCCCACGTGCCCTCCAGACAGCCCTGtgctccaccctccctccccgaCTCTGGACTCCAGCTCCTTTGCCTACAGCACTTGGAGCTTACCAAGGAGAGAAGCTAAGAGAGAAGGTCCCACGCAGGAGGGAGGACAGAAAGAGAGGGGgggtggaagagagagagaaggcaaggtTAATAATCCCAGAGACAGTGGGCCGCActgcccaaggcaggcagacaccATAGCTAGACATGGAATAAACCAAGCAACGGCCTCAGCCTCTGAGGTCTGCATGTTAGGGATGCATGGACATCATATCCCAGCCTCATTCCCATCTGTGGAATGTT
The genomic region above belongs to Papio anubis isolate 15944 chromosome 12, Panubis1.0, whole genome shotgun sequence and contains:
- the SIDT2 gene encoding SID1 transmembrane family member 2 isoform X3; the encoded protein is MFALGLPFLVFLVASVESYLGVLGPKNVSQKDAEFERTYVDEVNSELVNIYTFNHTVTRNRTEGVRVSVNVLNKQKGAPLLFVVRQKEAVVSFQVPLILRGMFQRKYLYQKVERTLCQPPTKNESEIQFFYVDVSTLSPVNTTYQLRVSRMDDFVLRTGEQFSFNTTAAQPQYFKYEFPEGVDSVIVKVTSNKAFPCSVISIQDVLCPVYDLDNNVAFIGMYQTMTKKAAITVQRKDFPSNSFYVVVVVKTEDQACGGSLPFYPFVEDEPVDQGHRQKTLSVLVSQAVTSEAYVSGMLFCLGIFLSFYLLTVLLACWENWRQKKKTLLVAIDRACPESGHPRVLADSFPGSSPYEGYNYGSFENVSGSTDGLVDSAGAGDLSYGYQGRSFEPVGTRPRVDSMSSVEEDDYDTLTDIDSDKNVIRTKQYLYVADLARKDKRVLRKKYQIYFWNIATIAVFYALPVVQLVITYQTVVNVTGNQDICYYNFLCAHPLGNLSAFNNILSNLGYILLGLLFLLIILQREINHNRALLRNDLYALECGIPKHFGLFYAMGTALMMEGLLSACYHVCPNYTNFQFDTSFMYMIAGLCMLKLYQKRHPDINASAYSAYACLAIVIFFSVLGVVFGKGNTAFWIVFSIIHIIATLLLSTQLYYMGRWKLDSGIFRRILHVLYTDCIRQCSGPLYVDRMVLLVMGNVINWSLAAYGLIMRPNDFASYLLAIGICNLLLYFAFYIIMKLRSGERIKLIPLLCIVCTSVVWGFALFFFFQGLSTWQKTPAESREHNRDCILLDFFDDHDIWHFLSSIAMFGSFLVLLTLDDDLDTVQRDKIYVF
- the SIDT2 gene encoding SID1 transmembrane family member 2 isoform X1: MFALGLPFLVFLVASVESYLGVLGPKNVSQKDAEFERTYVDEVNSELVNIYTFNHTVTRNRTEGVRVSVNVLNKQKGAPLLFVVRQKEAVVSFQVPLILRGMFQRKYLYQKVERTLCQPPTKNESEIQFFYVDVSTLSPVNTTYQLRVSRMDDFVLRTGEQFSFNTTAAQPQYFKYEFPEGVDSVIVKVTSNKAFPCSVISIQDVLCPVYDLDNNVAFIGMYQTMTKKAAITVQRKDFPSNSFYVVVVVKTEDQACGGSLPFYPFVEDEPVDQGHRQKTLSVLVSQAVTSEAYVSGMLFCLGIFLSFYLLTVLLACWENWRQKKKTLLVAIDRACPESASLLGHPRVLADSFPGSSPYEGYNYGSFENVSGSTDGLVDSAGAGDLSYGYQGRSFEPVGTRPRVDSMSSVEEDDYDTLTDIDSDKNVIRTKQYLYVADLARKDKRVLRKKYQIYFWNIATIAVFYALPVVQLVITYQTVVNVTGNQDICYYNFLCAHPLGNLSAFNNILSNLGYILLGLLFLLIILQREINHNRALLRNDLYALECGIPKHFGLFYAMGTALMMEGLLSACYHVCPNYTNFQFDTSFMYMIAGLCMLKLYQKRHPDINASAYSAYACLAIVIFFSVLGVVFGKGNTAFWIVFSIIHIIATLLLSTQLYYMGRWKLDSGIFRRILHVLYTDCIRQCSGPLYVDRMVLLVMGNVINWSLAAYGLIMRPNDFASYLLAIGICNLLLYFAFYIIMKLRSGERIKLIPLLCIVCTSVVWGFALFFFFQGLSTWQKTPAESREHNRDCILLDFFDDHDIWHFLSSIAMFGSFLVLLTLDDDLDTVQRDKIYVF
- the SIDT2 gene encoding SID1 transmembrane family member 2 isoform X4 — translated: MFALGLPFLVFLVASVESYLGVLGPKNVSQKDAEFERTYVDEVNSELVNIYTFNHTVTRNRTEGVRVSVNVLNKQKGAPLLFVVRQKEAVVSFQVPLILRGMFQRKYLYQKVERTLCQPPTKNESEIQFFYVDVSTLSPVNTTYQLRVSRMDDFVLRTGEQFSFNTTAAQPQYFKYEFPEGVDSVIVKVTSNKAFPCSVISIQDVLCPVYDLDNNVAFIGMYQTMTKKAAITVQRKDFPSNSFYVVVVVKTEDQACGGSLPFYPFVEDEPVDQGHRQKTLSVLVSQAVTSEAYVSGMLFCLGIFLSFYLLTVLLACWENWRQKKKTLLVAIDRACPESGHPRVLADSFPGSSPYEGYNYGSFENVSGSTDGLVDSAGAGDLSYGYQGHDQFKRRLPSGQMRQLCIAMGRSFEPVGTRPRVDSMSSVEEDDYDTLTDIDSDKNVIRTKQYLYVADLARKDKRVLRKKYQIYFWNIATIAVFYALPVVQLVITYQTVVNVTGNQDICYYNFLCAHPLGNLSAFNNILSNLGYILLGLLFLLIILQREINHNRALLRNDLYALECGIPKHFGLFYAMGTALMMEGLLSACYHVCPNYTNFQFDTSFMYMIAGLCMLKLYQKRHPDINASAYSAYACLAIVIFFSVLGVVFGKGNTAFWIVFSIIHIIATLLLSTQLYYMGRWKLDSGIFRRILHVLYTDCIRQCSGPLYVDRMVLLVMGNVINWSLAAYGLIMRPNDFASYLLAIGICNLLLYFAFYIIMKLRSGERIKLIPLLCIVCTSVVWGFALFFFFQGLSTWQKTPAESREHNRDCILLDFFDDHDIWHFLSSIAMFGSFLVLLTLDDDLDTVQRDKIYVF
- the SIDT2 gene encoding SID1 transmembrane family member 2 isoform X2, which gives rise to MFALGLPFLVFLVASVESYLGVLGPKNVSQKDAEFERTYVDEVNSELVNIYTFNHTVTRNRTEGVRVSVNVLNKQKGAPLLFVVRQKEAVVSFQVPLILRGMFQRKYLYQKVERTLCQPPTKNESEIQFFYVDVSTLSPVNTTYQLRVSRMDDFVLRTGEQFSFNTTAAQPQYFKYEFPEGVDSVIVKVTSNKAFPCSVISIQDVLCPVYDLDNNVAFIGMYQTMTKKAAITVQRKDFPSNSFYVVVVVKTEDQACGGSLPFYPFVEDEPVDQGHRQKTLSVLVSQAVTSEAYVSGMLFCLGIFLSFYLLTVLLACWENWRQKKKTLLVAIDRACPESGHPRVLADSFPGSSPYEGYNYGSFENVSGSTDGLVDSAGAGDLSYGYQGRSFEPVGTRPRVDSMSSVEEDDYDTLTDIDSDKNVIRTKQYLYVADLARKDKRVLRKKYQIYFWNIATIAVFYALPVVQLVITYQTVVNVTGNQDICYYNFLCAHPLGNLSAFNNILSNLGYILLGLLFLLIILQREINHNRALLRNDLYALECGIPKHFGLFYAMGTALMMEGLLSACYHVCPNYTNFQFDTSFMYMIAGLCMLKLYQKRHPDINASAYSAYACLAIVIFFSVLGVVFGKGNTAFWIVFSIIHIIATLLLSTQLYYMGRWKLDSGIFRRILHVLYTDCIRQCSGPLYVDRMVLLVMGNVINWSLAAYGLIMRPNDFASYLLAIGICNLLLYFAFYIIMKLRSGERIKLIPLLCIVCTSVVWGFALFFFFQGLSTWQKTPAESREHNRDCILLDFFDDHDIWHFLSSIAMFGSFLVSGPLGQAGWVREGSSCLLLCG